The sequence below is a genomic window from Caldanaerobius fijiensis DSM 17918.
GATGAGGCACTTAATCCCAGGTTGAGGGGAAGGTGATGATAGTGAACAAAACAGAGAAGATTCTTCAGATAAAGGAAGTTAGTGTAGATTTTGATCTTTCTGGGAAAACATTAAGAGCAGTCGATAATGTTTCATTGGATATATATAGTGGAGAGATATTTGGTTTGGTAGGCGAAAGCGGCAGCGGGAAATCTACTCTAGCTACAGCGATTTTAAACCTGGTATCATCCCCAGGACAGATTACCCATGGAGAGATTCTTTACAACGGCAAAGATGTTTTGAGTTTATCCGACGAAGAACTTAGAAAGTACAGGTGGAAGGATGTAGCAATGGTATTTCAGGCCGCTCAAAATGCCATGAATCCTGTTATAAGGATAAGAGACCAGGTACTTGATACTTACTATGCTCATAGTAAAGGAGCAGAAAAGCAGATATTGGATAAAGCTGCGGAGCTTATGGAATACGTGAGATTAGACCCCGACCGCGTGTTGAACTCCTATGCTCATGAACTCAGCGGTGGGATGAAACAAAGGGCAATCATAGCCTTGAGCCTTATATTAGATCCCAAGGTACTGATACTGGATGAACCTACCACAGCTTTGGATGTCATTACTCAGGCTTATATTATTGAAATATTACAGAAAATACACAAAGATCTTGGCATTACCATGATATTTTTAACCCATGATGTTTCAATAGTGGCTAAAGTGGCCGATAGGGTTGGTGTTATGTACGCAGGTCAGATAGTTGAGGTGGGAAGTGTCAGGGATATATTTTATAATCCACTGCATCCGTATACATATGGGCTTATACACGCAGCACCGTCTCTTATAGATGATATAAGCAATAGAAGGGCTATTCCTGGTTCTCCTCCTGATCTAATAAATCCCCCGCCAGGATGCAGATTTAATCCCAGGTGCGATCAGTGCATTGGTATATGCCGTGAGGCACATCCTTCTCTGGTAGAGGTATCAGAAGGACACATGGTAGCGTGTTTGAAGTACAATGAAAAGGTGGTGAATCTATGAGCACACTCCTGGAATTACACGATGTAAGTATGGTTTTTACCAGTAAAAAAAGCCTTTTTAGCAAAGGTAGAAATATCGGAGCCGTAGTCGATGTAAACCTTCAGCTAAATCCGGGAGAGATACTGGCGGTAGTTGGCGAGAGCGGATGCGGTAAAACTACATTGGGTAAGATTATAACAGGTCTATACAGACCCACCTCAGGTGAAATAAAATTTGAGGGTAAGAATATATGGAAGATGGATGGAAGGTCATTTAAGGAATACAGGCGCAGCGTGCAGATGGTACATCAAGACTCTTTTGCGGCCCTTAATCCCGCGAGAACCATTTTCCAATCTCTAAAAGATGTCCTTATAAGGCATAAGTTGGCTAAAAATTCGAAAGAGGCAAGAAATCAGTTATATGAACTGTTAAAATTGGTTGAACTTACTCCACCTGAACAGTTCCTTGATAAATATCCACATCAATTAAGTGGTGGGCAGAGGCAAAGGTTGCTTCTAGCCAGAGCGATTTCTGTTAAACCAAAGTTGATCGTGGCCGACGAGCCTGTATCTATGGTAGATGTATCCTTGAGGATATCTCTTTTGAATTTGATGACAAATATGAACAAACAGCTGGGAATCGCTTTTGTCTATATTACTCATGATCTTGCTACAGCTAGATATATAGCTTCCAACGGGCGCATAGCTGTTATGTACTTAGGCAAAATAGTTGAAACAGGAAAATTAAATGAAGTATTGAGGAATCCTTCTCATCCTTATTTGCAGGCTTTATTGTCGGCTGTGCCTATACCAGATCCGGACCTGGCACGGACCATAAAAGCTTTACCTTTAAAGAGTCTGGATATGCCGGATCCGGCCAATCCACCTACGGGATGCCGGTTTAATCCCAGGTGTCCTTACGCTGAATCCATATGTATGAATAAAGAACCTCAGCTAAGAGAAATTAATGGCAGTATGGTTGCATGCCATCTTGTGGAGAAGGTGCCGAAATGGGAAATGATGCAAGAATCGGCCTATGTAAAATAATAATGTTTTTTTCTATATTTCTTTCGGTTTTATGCCTGATAAACATGGCTTTTGTAAGTATAGAGTCAGGAGAATTTGTTATCTTGGTTATAGCGCTGGTAGCTAATATAGTAACAATTATAGGTTCCAGGATGTTTATAATATATGCCATGAAGAATAAATAAAATAAGATTTTGCTCCGGCAGAATCTTCTCCTTAAGGGGAAGATGATAGCCGGAATTATTTATTTTTTTGTCTAAATGATACTTTTGTTGCAAGATATGGCCAATTTTGCTATATTGATTGTGATGAATAAAGATGATTACTTGTATTTAAGATTTGGAAAATCTAATAATTTATTGTAGGGAGAGGGGTTAAAATGGTTCGGGAGCCGTTGAGCAGGGAAGAAGTAATCAAGGCGATTGAGAGAAAAGGTGGGAAAAACATTCCTTTGTTTCTTCATAAGTTTTGGGGAGCTGGATTGATGGACAAATATGGTTCTAAACTTGAAGCACTTGCCTCAAACTATCCTGATGATATTTTTGATGCATGGTATTTAGAACCGGGATTTCATATAAGTTCAAATAATAATCCGTCTTACCGTTGGGGTTATAAGGATTATAGCCACGGTATAAAACACAGTATAGGAGAAACATATGAACTGCTGGATTGGGACGAATTTGATTGGTTTTTAGAAGATTTCCCCAATCCCAATGAACCAGGCAATTTCGATGCAGTAGAAAAGTCTCTTAAACATGCAGATGGGAGATACAAGCTAGGTTGTTGGTGGAGGCTATTTCATGAGCGTTTCTGGGCTATCAGGGGCATGGAAAATCTGATGATCGATTATTATGAAAATATGGATAAGCTTAAAGTACTAGGAGAAAAGTTATTAGATTTTTATAAAGTGATTGTAGATCGATATGCCCAATTAGGCTTTGATGGCATTTTTACTTCTGACGATTTGGGGCACCAGACCGGTCCGATGATGTCTCCGGCTATTTTTAAAGAACTGTATTTGCCACTCTATAAAGAATTTGTTTCGTATGTACATTCAAAAGGCATGCATGTATGGCTGCATTCCTGCGGTGATAATACCAAGCTTATGGATTATCTTATAGAAGCGGGAGTGGACGTGTTGCATCCAATACAAAAAGGATGCATGGATGAAGTTTATATAGCTTCCACATATGGGGATAAGATATCTTTTCTTTACGGAATAGATGTTCAGCACGTTTTACCCGAGGGAAGCGTTGAAGACGTCAGAAATGAGATCCATCGCGTAATCGACATCTTTTATAAACCTGAAGGTGGATTGCTTTTAGGGGCGGGAAACGGTATTATGCCTGATACGCCGCTGGAGAATATAAAAGCGATGCTTGAGGAACTTTCATTATATAAATATACAAAATGATAGTTATATTTGATGGACTGTAAAATTAGTGAAAATTCAAATTTTCACAGGCCTATGATGTTTGGCCTGTGCTTTTTGTTTTTCAAATAATACTTTGACTTTTTTACCTTCAATTATCTTTTCAGTGTACTTCGACCTTTTTTTCTTGTTCTGTTATCCTTTATACGCTGAAAAAAGAATAAGATTTCAAATAAATAAGCATATGTTTAATATGCGAAAGATTAGAGTAATATTTAGAGATTGATATATATATAATGTACTGTAATAAAAATTTGTTTGAGGGTACGAACGCCATAAGCGGATTATAAAATAAAAAATGAAAATATGAAGATAAAAAGGTACATAAATAGAACTTTTTATGGGATGTATAAAAGCATGATAGCGTTTGATATGGGAATAAAGGTATTTTAAACACATATAAGAGAAAAATGGAGAAAAAACGAGAAAACATGAGTAATATTCAGAAAAAAAAAAAAAACAGCGAATATTCAATGAATTTGGCCAAATTTGAACTTTGAAAATCTCTGCACAGTAGACTAAACTATAATTAGTAATTAAATAGAGCTAGAGGCTTGGAAAAGATTGTGACTTAATAATTGTCGTTTTCATAGGATTTCCTCCGATCTCTTATGGGAGTAGGTTTGCTATATATGAAATTAGGCAAAAGCGAGGAAATCCTTTGAAAATATAACGCGAAACCCAATACTTTAGAGTCTTTTGGGGTTTCGCAATAAACTAATAAACTTATAAAAGGAGGGTCAGGTATGTCAAGCATTATGAAAAGGTTGTCACTAATATTGGCAGTAGTATTTTTGCTGTCGATTTTTCTGGTAGGCTGTAAAAAGTCTTCAACAGAGCAGACTTCTGGGACAGCAAAGGTTAATACAACTCAGGAAAATACTTCAGGGGGATCTTTGGTCAATAAGGACAAGAGGCTGGTGATAGACGGTGGTATATGGGATGCGCCGCCTGTGTACCATGGGAATCCGTTTGCTGCTGGAGGTATAGGGCCGGTAGGTGGTGTAGTTTTTGAGCCGCTATTTCAGTGGGTATCGGTTACAGGCGAATATTATCCCAGATTGGGTGAATCCATGGAAGACAAGGGTACAGAGACCATAGTACATCTGAGAAAAGGTGTGGTGTGGCAAGATGGTAAGCCTTTTACAAGTAAAGACGTACTGAACAATTATTATCTGGGATTTTTGTCAGGATGGATGATATGGACGTATCTGGATTCTATTGAAGCTCCCGATGACTATACGGTAGTTTTTAAATGGAAACAACCTACAATAATGAACAAATTTTTGGTATCTCAAGACGGCGAAGTTGCACCATATCACATTTACGGCAAGTGGGGAGACCAGGTTAAGCCATATATAAGCAAAAGGGATGCCAAAGGTCAGTTAGATGAGGAGTCCAATAAAGCGCTTTCTAAAATAAGAACAGATCTTCAGGCATTTAAACCACAATTGCCTTTGGGTACGGGTCCATTTAAGGTTAAAACGGTTACAGCATCTGACATCATATGCGAGAAATTTAATCAATATTGGGGTGCAAAAAATGTACATTTTAACCAGGTGAGATATGTAAAAGTGCCTACTAATGAAGTGGCGTGGTCGTTGTTAAGATCAGGGCAACTTGATTATGCAGGAAGAGTCGGTCCCAAGAATGTTATGGATGAGATACTGCAAAAAAATTCCTATATAAAGATGTATCCTGAAACGGATCTTACCACGTTTAGCCTGATATTTAATATGGAAAAGGCACCTTTTAATGATTTAAATTTCCGCAAAGCTATTGTGTACGCAATAAATAGAGATACCGTAAGAGAGGTATCGTTATATTACTCTAGTTCAGTAAATGATGTGGCAACATATGGTATATTGCCTTCGATTAAGGATAGATGGCTTACGCCCGACTTTCAAGAAAAATTAACGAAATTTACCTACGACCCATCTAAGGCTGAGAGCATTTTAAAAGAAGCAGGGTATAGTAAGGGTTCTGATAATATATGGCGGGATAAGTCAGGAAAGGCTATGAAGTATGAAATCAGCGTGCCTGGTGGTTGGAGCGACTGGGTCCTGGCGGCAGAGAATATGGCTACGCAGCTTACGCAGTTTGGAATACCTACAAAGGTCAGAACCATAGATAATGCTCAGTATTGGGATATGCTTAATAAAGGCAATTACGATATGGCCATAGAATTTGGCGTTGGTGCGTGGGGCTTTGCATCACATCCGTTTACTACATTTAACAGGATATACAATGGCCTTGCAAGGGAATTGGGCTTGATAAATCGCAATGACCCCAATGCCAAGATGACCAAGAAATTTAAAGGACCCAATGGTGAAGATGTGGATGTGATTGAAAGCATTAAGCAGCTGGCCGTTACATTAGATGAGCAGGCTCAAAAGGAGATTATAAATAAATTGGTGTTTGTCACCAATGAAAATGTAATATTTATGGATTTCTTAGAGAAAAAGCAGCCTGTGTGGATAAACACCAAATATGTTGAGGGCTGGCCTGATAAGGACGATCCATTGATTTATTATGCAGGCTGGCAGATGATCGTCAATGGTCAGCTGAAGCCGCGTTGATTGTATGTCTTGCCCCATACTGGGGCAAGACAAATATTAATACTGGAGGGTACGGATCATGCGCATACAGGTACTTGTCAAGAGAGTTATTATAGCGCTAATTACCATTTTTTTTGCCATTACCTTTACGTTTACCCTTATACATATGATGCCAGGTGATGCTATAAAACAATGGGCTGTTGAACTGGCCCAAAGCAGGGGAATAACTTATCAACAGGCATATGAACAGGTAAAGCTTATGATCAACTATGATCCCAATGAACCTTTAAATAAACAGTATATTCGATATATGGTTGGAATTTTAAAGGGAAATCTTGGAGAATCTATGGTATACCATATGCCTGTTAGCAAGATCATTTTTGGAGCATTGCCGTGGACTCTTTTTGTGTTAAGTATATCTCTATTACTGAGCTTTTTTATAGGGGTATGGCTGGGTATAAATATGGCATGGCGTAGGAAATCTTTACTGGATCCCGTGGTTTCTTTTTATGCGGTTATAACCAATGCTATACCCGATTATATCATGGCACTATTATTACTTATATTGTTGGCTATAAACACAAATATATTTCCACAGAGGGGAGCTTATAGTCCTTATGTTCAGCCGGGGTTTAATCTGGCCTTTATATTAAGTGCTCTTTACTACGCAGTACTTCCTATTCTATCCTATACTCTTACGCAACTGGGGTCGTGGGCTTTATCCATGAGGGGTAGTGCCATAAGTGTCATAGGTGAAGATTATGTAAATGCTGCCAAAGCAAGAGGCATTCCCCATAATCAAATAATGCACAATTATATACAAAGGAATGCCATATTGCCTCTTGTTACCAGTCTGGCTATATCCTTTGCTATGATGTTTGGTGGTTCAACACTGGTGGAAAATACCTTTGGCTATCCGGGTATTGGCTACTTTTTTGGCCAGGCGGTTAGCAGGAGAGATTATATATTAATGCAGGGTCTGTTTTTGCTCACAACCATTACTGTCATCGTGGCCAATTTTATAGCTGACCTCCTTTATTCTTCACTGGATCCCAGAATCAAAATCGAGGAGTGATTGGATTATGGATTTTGTGTTAAGGATGTACGAGGTGTTTAAAAGAAACAAAAGAGCATTGGCCGGATTTATCATCCTGTTTGCTTTTTTGATTATGGCTTTGGTTGGACCTTTTTTTGTAAAATTAGATATGACGGCAAGATTTGACCAGCGATTTCAATGGCCCTCAGCTAAACATATTTTGGGGACCGATTACGTGGGCAGGGATGTCTTTGCTCAAATTGTCCACGGTTCAAGGGACGTATTGATAATCGCATTTTTGGCAGCTCTTTTTACTACTTTTTTAGCTCTATTAATAGGAATGATATCAGGCTTTGCAGGTGGTAAAGTAGATATTGTATTAATGCTCATAACTAATATTATGCTCACTATTCCTAGCTTTCCGGTGATGATGATATTATCGGCCTTAATACGTATTCAAGACCCGGTAACATTTGCTATCGTTTTAAGTATATGGTCATGGGGTGGTCTGGCCAGAGCTGTAAGGTCTCAGGTAATGTCATTAAAGCAGAGAGACTTCATTGAAGCGGCAAAATTAATGGATTTACCTGTGTTTCATATAGTTTTTAATGAGCTGTTACCCAATATGACTTCATACATAGCCGTAAATTTTATATTCATTATGAGAGGCGCTATAACCGCGAGTATTGGATTGATGTTGTTAGGTTTAATACCTTTTTCACCAACTAACTGGGGTATGATGTTGAATCTAGCTATATCCCAATCGGGAGGAGTATTTGATCCCAATGCTTTATTCTATGTGCTTTCACCCATTGTCTGCATTATATTGTTTCAATTAGGTTGTCTGTTTTTCGCCTATGGGATGGATGAAGTTTTAAATCCGAGATTAAGGGGATAGGGGCGGTTATCATGGATGAGATATTACAGATACGGAATTTATCAGTGGAATTTTATACAAGGAGAGGTGTATTGAGAGCTGTTGATAGTGTATCATTGGATGTTTATA
It includes:
- a CDS encoding ABC transporter ATP-binding protein; this encodes MIVNKTEKILQIKEVSVDFDLSGKTLRAVDNVSLDIYSGEIFGLVGESGSGKSTLATAILNLVSSPGQITHGEILYNGKDVLSLSDEELRKYRWKDVAMVFQAAQNAMNPVIRIRDQVLDTYYAHSKGAEKQILDKAAELMEYVRLDPDRVLNSYAHELSGGMKQRAIIALSLILDPKVLILDEPTTALDVITQAYIIEILQKIHKDLGITMIFLTHDVSIVAKVADRVGVMYAGQIVEVGSVRDIFYNPLHPYTYGLIHAAPSLIDDISNRRAIPGSPPDLINPPPGCRFNPRCDQCIGICREAHPSLVEVSEGHMVACLKYNEKVVNL
- a CDS encoding ABC transporter ATP-binding protein; translated protein: MSTLLELHDVSMVFTSKKSLFSKGRNIGAVVDVNLQLNPGEILAVVGESGCGKTTLGKIITGLYRPTSGEIKFEGKNIWKMDGRSFKEYRRSVQMVHQDSFAALNPARTIFQSLKDVLIRHKLAKNSKEARNQLYELLKLVELTPPEQFLDKYPHQLSGGQRQRLLLARAISVKPKLIVADEPVSMVDVSLRISLLNLMTNMNKQLGIAFVYITHDLATARYIASNGRIAVMYLGKIVETGKLNEVLRNPSHPYLQALLSAVPIPDPDLARTIKALPLKSLDMPDPANPPTGCRFNPRCPYAESICMNKEPQLREINGSMVACHLVEKVPKWEMMQESAYVK
- a CDS encoding uroporphyrinogen decarboxylase family protein, with protein sequence MVREPLSREEVIKAIERKGGKNIPLFLHKFWGAGLMDKYGSKLEALASNYPDDIFDAWYLEPGFHISSNNNPSYRWGYKDYSHGIKHSIGETYELLDWDEFDWFLEDFPNPNEPGNFDAVEKSLKHADGRYKLGCWWRLFHERFWAIRGMENLMIDYYENMDKLKVLGEKLLDFYKVIVDRYAQLGFDGIFTSDDLGHQTGPMMSPAIFKELYLPLYKEFVSYVHSKGMHVWLHSCGDNTKLMDYLIEAGVDVLHPIQKGCMDEVYIASTYGDKISFLYGIDVQHVLPEGSVEDVRNEIHRVIDIFYKPEGGLLLGAGNGIMPDTPLENIKAMLEELSLYKYTK
- a CDS encoding ABC transporter substrate-binding protein — its product is MSSIMKRLSLILAVVFLLSIFLVGCKKSSTEQTSGTAKVNTTQENTSGGSLVNKDKRLVIDGGIWDAPPVYHGNPFAAGGIGPVGGVVFEPLFQWVSVTGEYYPRLGESMEDKGTETIVHLRKGVVWQDGKPFTSKDVLNNYYLGFLSGWMIWTYLDSIEAPDDYTVVFKWKQPTIMNKFLVSQDGEVAPYHIYGKWGDQVKPYISKRDAKGQLDEESNKALSKIRTDLQAFKPQLPLGTGPFKVKTVTASDIICEKFNQYWGAKNVHFNQVRYVKVPTNEVAWSLLRSGQLDYAGRVGPKNVMDEILQKNSYIKMYPETDLTTFSLIFNMEKAPFNDLNFRKAIVYAINRDTVREVSLYYSSSVNDVATYGILPSIKDRWLTPDFQEKLTKFTYDPSKAESILKEAGYSKGSDNIWRDKSGKAMKYEISVPGGWSDWVLAAENMATQLTQFGIPTKVRTIDNAQYWDMLNKGNYDMAIEFGVGAWGFASHPFTTFNRIYNGLARELGLINRNDPNAKMTKKFKGPNGEDVDVIESIKQLAVTLDEQAQKEIINKLVFVTNENVIFMDFLEKKQPVWINTKYVEGWPDKDDPLIYYAGWQMIVNGQLKPR
- a CDS encoding ABC transporter permease; translated protein: MRIQVLVKRVIIALITIFFAITFTFTLIHMMPGDAIKQWAVELAQSRGITYQQAYEQVKLMINYDPNEPLNKQYIRYMVGILKGNLGESMVYHMPVSKIIFGALPWTLFVLSISLLLSFFIGVWLGINMAWRRKSLLDPVVSFYAVITNAIPDYIMALLLLILLAINTNIFPQRGAYSPYVQPGFNLAFILSALYYAVLPILSYTLTQLGSWALSMRGSAISVIGEDYVNAAKARGIPHNQIMHNYIQRNAILPLVTSLAISFAMMFGGSTLVENTFGYPGIGYFFGQAVSRRDYILMQGLFLLTTITVIVANFIADLLYSSLDPRIKIEE
- a CDS encoding ABC transporter permease, which produces MDFVLRMYEVFKRNKRALAGFIILFAFLIMALVGPFFVKLDMTARFDQRFQWPSAKHILGTDYVGRDVFAQIVHGSRDVLIIAFLAALFTTFLALLIGMISGFAGGKVDIVLMLITNIMLTIPSFPVMMILSALIRIQDPVTFAIVLSIWSWGGLARAVRSQVMSLKQRDFIEAAKLMDLPVFHIVFNELLPNMTSYIAVNFIFIMRGAITASIGLMLLGLIPFSPTNWGMMLNLAISQSGGVFDPNALFYVLSPIVCIILFQLGCLFFAYGMDEVLNPRLRG